A region from the Lysobacter sp. BMK333-48F3 genome encodes:
- a CDS encoding ATP-binding protein, with translation MTRLDQPSEETLRAADEAQRWNQANQTYLAASLHWLRLRLQRMAATPQAGERANARWFARPAPASESAAAAIPSAAEEAEAAAARVRAAQCDPAPALPLLGERLGLAPFETDVLLLCVAMELDPALPGLIAAVQGTPHPSFALALRLFEQPSWDALAAQRPLRYLRLIEINQPGATPLTAAALRADERVVGYAKGLNLLDARLDGLVRDCPAPPPIAPSQQAQAERIVSALQAHGAERRDERTDPGPLPLLQLLGGDPGSRLAIAAHACAQIGCRLYVLPAQSLPSARSELETLARLWYRESLLLPVALYLEADDVDIDAGEAAAALRTLLAQPLGLAFVGLPASPLQLQVPQWTLEAPMPSAAEQHAAWSQALPDGLAERERRAEALSGHFRLNLQQIHDVAAGLRLRGGDAWEVCRDLSLARLDTLAQRLEPKSSWDDLVLGDEALGLLRQIVGQVHERHRVYQQWGYAERMNRGLGLSALFAGESGTGKTLAAEVIARELRLHLYRIDLSSVVSKYIGETEKNLRRVFDAAEQGGAILFFDEADALFGKRSEVKDSHDRYANIEINYLLQRMEAFSGLAILATNMKSALDGAFLRRLRFVVNFQFPGPAERARIWRNALAPGVPREALDYERLARFGLSGGNIHSIALNAAFAAAQTGTAVSMPLLLTCLRTELRKLGKPVNESEFAPVGTRRAG, from the coding sequence ATGACCCGTCTCGACCAGCCCAGCGAAGAAACGCTGCGCGCCGCCGACGAAGCGCAGCGCTGGAACCAGGCCAACCAGACCTATCTGGCGGCGTCGCTGCATTGGTTGCGCCTGCGCCTGCAGCGCATGGCGGCGACGCCGCAGGCCGGCGAGCGCGCCAATGCGCGCTGGTTCGCGCGTCCCGCGCCGGCCTCCGAATCCGCCGCGGCGGCGATCCCCTCGGCGGCCGAGGAGGCCGAAGCCGCGGCGGCGCGGGTCCGGGCCGCGCAATGCGATCCCGCACCGGCCTTGCCGTTGCTGGGCGAACGCCTCGGTCTGGCGCCGTTCGAAACCGACGTACTGCTGCTGTGCGTGGCGATGGAATTGGACCCGGCGCTGCCGGGGCTGATCGCCGCGGTGCAAGGTACGCCGCATCCGAGCTTCGCCCTGGCCTTGCGCCTGTTCGAGCAACCCTCGTGGGACGCGCTGGCGGCGCAACGGCCGCTGCGCTATCTGCGCCTGATCGAGATCAACCAGCCCGGCGCGACCCCGTTGACCGCGGCCGCACTGCGCGCCGACGAGCGCGTGGTCGGTTATGCCAAAGGTTTGAACCTGCTCGACGCGCGCCTGGACGGGCTGGTGCGCGACTGCCCGGCGCCGCCGCCGATCGCGCCGTCGCAGCAGGCCCAGGCCGAGCGCATCGTGTCGGCCTTGCAAGCCCATGGCGCCGAACGGCGCGACGAACGTACCGATCCCGGCCCGCTGCCCTTGCTGCAATTGCTCGGCGGCGACCCCGGCAGCCGCTTGGCGATCGCCGCCCATGCTTGCGCACAGATCGGCTGCCGCCTGTATGTCTTGCCGGCGCAATCCTTGCCGAGCGCGCGCAGCGAGTTGGAGACCCTGGCGCGGCTGTGGTATCGCGAAAGCCTGCTGTTGCCGGTGGCCCTGTACCTGGAGGCCGACGACGTCGACATCGATGCCGGCGAAGCCGCCGCAGCGCTGCGCACCCTGCTCGCCCAGCCGCTGGGCCTGGCCTTCGTCGGCCTGCCGGCCTCGCCCCTGCAGTTGCAGGTTCCCCAATGGACGCTGGAAGCGCCGATGCCGAGCGCCGCGGAGCAGCATGCGGCCTGGAGCCAGGCGCTGCCGGACGGACTGGCCGAGCGCGAACGCCGCGCCGAAGCGCTGTCGGGCCACTTCCGCCTCAACCTGCAGCAGATCCACGACGTCGCCGCCGGCCTGCGCTTGCGCGGCGGCGACGCCTGGGAGGTCTGCCGCGACCTGTCGCTGGCGCGGTTGGACACGCTGGCCCAGCGCCTGGAACCCAAATCGAGTTGGGACGACCTGGTCCTGGGCGACGAAGCGCTCGGCCTGCTGCGCCAGATCGTCGGGCAAGTGCACGAGCGCCACCGCGTGTACCAGCAATGGGGCTACGCCGAGCGGATGAACCGCGGCCTCGGCCTCAGCGCCCTGTTCGCCGGCGAAAGCGGCACCGGCAAGACCCTGGCCGCCGAAGTCATCGCCCGCGAGCTGCGCCTGCATCTGTACCGGATCGACCTGTCGTCGGTGGTCAGCAAGTACATCGGCGAGACCGAGAAGAACCTGCGCCGGGTGTTCGACGCCGCCGAGCAAGGCGGCGCGATCCTGTTCTTCGACGAGGCCGACGCCTTGTTCGGCAAGCGCAGCGAGGTCAAGGACAGCCACGACCGCTACGCCAATATCGAGATCAACTACCTGCTGCAGCGGATGGAGGCCTTCTCCGGCCTGGCCATCCTCGCCACCAACATGAAGTCCGCGCTCGACGGCGCGTTCCTGCGCCGGCTGCGCTTCGTGGTGAACTTCCAGTTCCCCGGCCCGGCCGAGCGCGCGCGCATCTGGCGCAACGCGCTGGCTCCGGGGGTGCCGCGCGAGGCCCTGGACTACGAGCGGCTGGCGCGCTTCGGCCTGTCCGGCGGCAACATCCACAGCATCGCCCTCAACGCCGCGTTCGCCGCGGCCCAGACCGGAACGGCAGTGTCGATGCCGCTGCTGCTGACCTGCCTGCGCACCGAACTGCGCAAGCTCGGCAAGCCGGTCAACGAAAGCGAATTCGCCCCGGTGGGCACGCGGAGGGCCGGATGA
- a CDS encoding DUF4255 domain-containing protein, translating into MSNALAIGAVTAGLKDLIGNGLLGLDLSAIGSVSVSALPPDRITTGQTEPNQLNLFLYQVTPNTGWSNQQLPARDGSGQRSGRPPLALDLHYLLTAYGAQDLAAEALLGLGMQFLHETPALSREQLRVVLGPPTPPFGEFSALSLADQVEWLKITPKYLSTEELTKLWTAMQARYRPSMAYQVSVVLIESDASARSALPVLKRGADDRGPTAMAAGAPRLYGIAPAASDLLPAARLGDVLRLRGERLGAAFGLAVFESPRGAMRQTLAADAGDVAGALLVALPEVAEAGAVSDWCIGQYAVRLRNDPPPGHPPVYSNPVALALAPLIEVAPLAAAAGELLLTVRCRPRLLPAQHDGVRLLFGDLEVRAASIDTPADPAEPTTLEFAVADAVAGSYPVRLRVDGLDSIVAVAAADGYVFDPQQTVVVS; encoded by the coding sequence ATGAGCAATGCCCTGGCCATCGGTGCGGTCACCGCCGGACTCAAGGACCTGATCGGCAACGGCCTGCTCGGCCTGGATCTGTCGGCGATCGGCAGCGTCAGCGTCAGCGCGCTGCCCCCGGACCGCATCACCACCGGCCAGACCGAGCCCAACCAGCTCAATCTGTTTCTCTATCAGGTCACCCCGAACACCGGCTGGAGCAATCAGCAATTGCCGGCGCGCGACGGCAGCGGCCAGCGCAGCGGACGCCCGCCGCTGGCGCTGGACCTCCACTACCTGCTCACCGCCTATGGCGCCCAGGACCTCGCCGCCGAGGCGCTGCTCGGCCTGGGCATGCAGTTCCTGCACGAAACCCCGGCCTTGAGCCGCGAACAGCTTCGCGTCGTGCTCGGACCGCCGACGCCGCCGTTCGGCGAGTTCTCCGCGCTGAGCCTGGCCGATCAGGTCGAGTGGCTGAAGATCACGCCCAAATACCTCAGCACCGAAGAGTTGACCAAGCTGTGGACCGCGATGCAGGCGCGCTATCGCCCGTCCATGGCCTACCAGGTGTCGGTGGTGTTGATCGAGTCCGACGCCTCGGCGCGCAGCGCCTTGCCGGTGCTCAAACGCGGCGCCGACGATCGCGGGCCCACCGCGATGGCCGCGGGAGCGCCGCGCCTGTACGGCATCGCACCGGCCGCCTCCGACCTGCTGCCGGCCGCGCGCCTGGGCGACGTACTGCGTCTGCGCGGCGAACGCCTGGGCGCGGCCTTCGGCCTGGCGGTGTTCGAGTCCCCGCGCGGCGCGATGCGCCAGACCCTGGCCGCCGACGCCGGCGACGTCGCCGGCGCCTTGCTGGTTGCCCTGCCTGAAGTCGCCGAGGCCGGCGCGGTATCGGACTGGTGCATCGGCCAGTATGCGGTGCGGCTGCGCAACGACCCGCCGCCCGGACATCCGCCGGTGTACAGCAATCCGGTGGCGCTGGCGCTGGCGCCGCTGATCGAAGTCGCGCCGCTGGCCGCGGCGGCCGGCGAACTGCTGCTGACCGTGCGCTGCCGGCCGCGCCTGCTGCCCGCGCAGCACGACGGCGTGCGCCTGCTGTTCGGCGATCTGGAAGTGCGCGCCGCCAGCATCGATACGCCGGCCGATCCGGCCGAGCCGACCACGCTCGAATTCGCCGTCGCCGACGCGGTCGCCGGCAGCTATCCGGTGCGGCTGCGCGTGGACGGCCTGGACAGCATCGTCGCCGTCGCCGCCGCGGACGGCTACGTCTTCGATCCGCAACAGACCGTGGTGGTGTCATGA
- a CDS encoding phage tail sheath C-terminal domain-containing protein, with the protein MPAALTYPGVYVEEIPSGVRTITGVATSITAFVGRALRGPVDRAVVINGFGDFERRFGGLWLQSQLGYAVRDFFLNGGSQAIIVRLYGSSFASPEAEAAANAVADATDGSDAADAAAKAKTKADTYANEPEKSAAAAVAAAAKAASLLPNATPLSVHKAAKAAVVPARAPLTIGELQLEAAYEGAWGGKLRGRTEASANAEVAQAFGVQPSDLFNLTVRDARPGGASETYLNVTVVESPRRIDRVLQAESALVRVQGDLPPSVSAGTDAVTAAEDEVAAAKAALDAKIKAGASEQEIAAARDAWNAKRDALAAKYAEADKAASDGRHLRALDFLPDQGLEQKKGLYALEQADLFNLLCIPPYKSDDGANFDAEPIVLSAATAYCERRRAFHLIDPPSAWNTKEAAIAGLDAVADPKSRNAAIFFPRLRQPNLLRDNSLENFAPCGAVAGIFARTDAARGVWKAPAGLDASLVGVPQLSVPLTDAENGELNPLGINCLRAMPVSGRVVWGARTLRGADQLADEYKYTPVRRTALFIEESLFRGLKWVVFEPNDEPLWAQIRLNVGAFMNNLFRQGAFQGSSARDAYFVRCDKDTTTQNDINLGVVNVVVGFAPLKPAEFVVLRIQQIAGQIDV; encoded by the coding sequence ATGCCAGCTGCGCTCACCTACCCGGGAGTCTACGTCGAGGAGATTCCCAGCGGCGTCCGCACCATCACCGGGGTCGCGACCTCGATCACCGCCTTCGTCGGCCGCGCCCTGCGCGGGCCGGTCGACCGGGCCGTGGTGATCAACGGCTTCGGCGACTTCGAGCGGCGCTTCGGCGGGCTGTGGCTGCAAAGCCAGCTCGGCTATGCGGTGCGCGATTTCTTCCTCAACGGCGGCAGCCAGGCGATCATCGTGCGCCTGTACGGCTCCAGCTTCGCCAGCCCGGAAGCCGAGGCCGCGGCCAACGCGGTCGCCGACGCCACCGACGGCAGCGACGCCGCCGATGCGGCGGCCAAGGCCAAGACCAAGGCCGACACCTACGCCAACGAACCGGAGAAGAGCGCCGCCGCCGCGGTCGCCGCGGCGGCCAAGGCCGCCTCGCTGCTGCCGAACGCGACGCCGCTGTCGGTGCACAAGGCGGCCAAGGCCGCGGTGGTGCCGGCGCGCGCGCCGCTGACGATCGGCGAACTGCAACTGGAGGCCGCCTACGAAGGCGCCTGGGGCGGCAAGCTGCGCGGCCGGACCGAGGCCTCGGCCAACGCCGAAGTGGCCCAGGCCTTCGGCGTGCAGCCCTCGGACCTGTTCAATCTGACCGTGCGCGACGCCCGCCCCGGCGGCGCCAGCGAAACTTATCTCAATGTCACCGTGGTCGAGAGCCCACGCCGCATCGACCGCGTGCTGCAGGCCGAATCGGCCCTGGTCCGGGTCCAGGGCGATCTGCCGCCGTCGGTCAGCGCCGGCACCGACGCGGTCACCGCCGCGGAAGACGAAGTCGCTGCCGCCAAGGCCGCGCTCGACGCCAAGATCAAGGCCGGCGCCTCCGAGCAGGAGATCGCCGCCGCGCGCGACGCCTGGAACGCCAAGCGCGACGCCCTGGCTGCCAAGTACGCCGAAGCCGACAAGGCCGCTTCCGACGGCCGCCACCTGCGCGCGCTGGACTTCCTGCCCGACCAGGGGCTGGAGCAGAAGAAGGGCCTGTACGCGCTGGAGCAGGCGGACCTGTTCAACCTGCTGTGCATCCCGCCGTACAAAAGCGACGACGGCGCCAACTTCGACGCCGAACCGATCGTGCTCTCGGCCGCGACCGCCTATTGCGAGCGCCGCCGCGCCTTCCACCTGATCGATCCGCCCAGCGCCTGGAACACCAAGGAAGCGGCGATCGCCGGGCTGGACGCGGTCGCCGACCCGAAGAGCCGCAACGCGGCGATCTTCTTCCCGCGCCTGCGCCAGCCCAACCTGCTGCGCGACAACAGCCTGGAGAACTTCGCTCCCTGCGGCGCGGTCGCCGGCATCTTCGCCCGCACCGATGCCGCGCGCGGCGTGTGGAAGGCGCCGGCCGGACTGGATGCGTCGCTGGTCGGCGTACCCCAGCTGTCGGTGCCGTTGACCGATGCCGAGAACGGCGAGCTCAACCCGCTCGGCATCAACTGCCTGCGCGCGATGCCGGTCAGCGGCCGGGTGGTGTGGGGCGCGCGCACCTTGCGCGGCGCCGACCAACTCGCGGACGAATACAAGTACACGCCGGTGCGGCGCACCGCCTTGTTCATCGAGGAAAGCCTGTTCCGCGGCCTGAAGTGGGTGGTGTTCGAGCCCAACGACGAACCGCTGTGGGCGCAGATCCGCCTCAACGTCGGCGCGTTCATGAACAACCTGTTCCGCCAGGGCGCGTTCCAGGGCAGCTCCGCGCGCGACGCCTACTTCGTCCGCTGCGACAAGGACACCACTACCCAGAACGACATCAATCTCGGCGTGGTCAACGTCGTGGTCGGCTTCGCGCCGCTGAAACCGGCCGAGTTCGTGGTCCTGCGCATCCAGCAGATCGCCGGCCAGATCGACGTCTGA
- a CDS encoding phage tail protein produces MAQFTVNAQRFDPYKNFKFRVKWDNKYVAGISKVSALKRTTEVVKHREGGDPSSSRKSPGRTEFDAITLERGVTHDKEFEQWANKVWNFGAGLGAETALKDFRKDLIIEVYNEAGQLAIAYRVYRCWVSEFQALPDLDSNANAVAIQRIKLENEGWERDVDVVEPAEPSFTEPA; encoded by the coding sequence ATGGCCCAGTTCACCGTCAATGCGCAGCGCTTCGACCCGTACAAGAACTTCAAGTTCCGGGTCAAGTGGGACAACAAATACGTCGCCGGCATCAGCAAGGTCAGTGCGCTCAAGCGCACCACCGAAGTGGTCAAGCACCGCGAAGGCGGCGACCCCAGCAGCAGCCGCAAATCGCCTGGCCGCACCGAGTTCGACGCCATCACCCTCGAGCGCGGCGTGACCCACGACAAAGAGTTCGAGCAGTGGGCCAACAAGGTCTGGAACTTCGGCGCCGGCCTGGGCGCGGAAACCGCGCTCAAGGACTTCCGCAAGGACCTGATCATCGAGGTCTACAACGAAGCCGGCCAACTCGCCATCGCCTACCGCGTCTACCGCTGCTGGGTATCCGAGTTCCAGGCCCTGCCCGACCTGGATTCCAACGCCAACGCGGTGGCGATCCAACGGATCAAGCTCGAGAACGAGGGCTGGGAGCGCGACGTCGACGTGGTCGAACCGGCCGAACCGAGCTTCACGGAGCCGGCATGA
- a CDS encoding sigma-54 dependent transcriptional regulator has product MIGDSEPIQAIRRLLRRYAGCNAPILIEGETGTGKELAAREVHYASARHLGPFVPVNCGALPDALLESELFGHRRGAFTDARTSEPGLVEYARGGTLFLDEIDSLSARAQTILLRLLQNGEFRALGERPLRSADVRIVAATNASLPAAVEAGRFRSDLLYRLDALHVALPPLRERGEDLVLLARHLLQRTLREHDMPPREWSAQALQALARHSWPGNVRELENVILRACLRSDRPQIGADELGLAAAAADDAAASAPAAPGIDDVRDLGYAGAKRRAILAFERSYLIGLMQQANGNISHAAEISRTERRHLGKLLKRHGLHADRARTA; this is encoded by the coding sequence ATGATCGGCGACTCCGAGCCGATCCAGGCGATCCGGCGTCTGCTGCGTCGCTACGCCGGCTGCAACGCGCCGATCCTGATCGAAGGCGAGACCGGCACCGGCAAGGAACTGGCCGCGCGCGAGGTCCATTACGCCAGCGCGCGCCACCTGGGGCCGTTCGTACCGGTCAACTGCGGCGCCCTGCCCGACGCCTTGCTGGAATCGGAACTGTTCGGCCACCGCCGCGGCGCCTTCACCGATGCGCGCACCAGCGAGCCGGGCCTGGTCGAGTACGCGCGCGGCGGCACCTTGTTCCTGGACGAGATCGACTCGCTGTCGGCGCGCGCCCAGACCATCCTGCTGCGCCTGTTGCAGAACGGCGAGTTCCGCGCGCTCGGCGAACGGCCCTTGCGTTCGGCCGACGTGCGCATCGTCGCCGCGACCAACGCCTCGCTGCCCGCGGCGGTCGAGGCCGGCCGGTTCCGCAGCGATCTGCTGTACCGCCTGGACGCCCTGCATGTAGCGCTGCCGCCGTTGCGCGAGCGCGGCGAGGACCTGGTCCTGCTCGCCCGGCATCTGTTGCAGCGGACCCTGCGCGAACACGACATGCCGCCGCGCGAATGGAGCGCGCAGGCCCTGCAGGCGCTGGCCCGGCATTCCTGGCCCGGCAACGTGCGCGAACTGGAGAACGTGATCCTGCGCGCCTGCCTGCGCTCGGACCGGCCGCAGATCGGCGCCGACGAACTCGGGCTGGCCGCGGCGGCGGCCGACGACGCCGCCGCGAGCGCGCCGGCCGCGCCCGGCATCGACGACGTCCGCGATCTCGGCTACGCCGGCGCCAAGCGCCGCGCGATCCTGGCCTTCGAACGCAGCTATCTGATCGGCCTGATGCAACAAGCCAACGGCAACATCAGCCACGCCGCGGAAATCTCCCGCACCGAGCGCCGCCACCTGGGCAAGCTGCTCAAGCGCCACGGCCTGCACGCCGACCGCGCCCGCACCGCCTGA
- a CDS encoding N(4)-(beta-N-acetylglucosaminyl)-L-asparaginase: MTSRRRFLQQSLLAAAATALPAASSAAASMSTSSDGRAAPGDGARVVSTWDFGVGANQAAWPVLAAGGSALDAVEAGARWAEADLCNSTVGRCGNPDRDGVLTLDASIMDGDGRCGAVAALEDIAHPVSVARRVMERTPHVLLVGAGAQQFALEQGFPKEALLTDKARAAWNEWRKTSKYQPLINAERLDNAKPGDKSNHDTLGILAIDRSGKLAGACTTSGMAWKLRGRVGDSPIVGAGLYVDNEVGAATASGVGEEMLRNAASFLVVELMRQGRSPDEACREAIERVVRKRPQASKTLQVCFLAINKHGEVGAHALHRGFVYAVCDAGKRDALLDARSVYTTEQT, from the coding sequence ATGACCTCACGCCGCCGTTTCCTGCAACAGTCCTTGCTTGCCGCCGCCGCGACCGCCTTGCCGGCTGCGTCGTCGGCGGCTGCGTCGATGTCGACGTCTTCGGATGGCCGCGCCGCGCCGGGCGACGGCGCGCGGGTGGTTTCGACCTGGGACTTCGGCGTCGGCGCCAACCAGGCCGCCTGGCCGGTGCTCGCGGCCGGCGGTTCCGCGCTCGATGCGGTCGAGGCCGGCGCGCGCTGGGCCGAGGCCGACCTGTGCAACAGCACCGTCGGGCGCTGCGGCAATCCCGACCGCGACGGCGTGCTGACCCTGGACGCCAGCATCATGGACGGCGACGGCCGCTGCGGCGCGGTCGCGGCGCTGGAAGACATCGCCCACCCGGTCAGCGTGGCGCGGCGGGTGATGGAGCGCACCCCGCACGTGCTGCTGGTCGGCGCCGGCGCGCAGCAGTTCGCGCTCGAGCAAGGCTTCCCGAAAGAAGCCCTGCTGACCGACAAGGCGCGCGCGGCCTGGAACGAATGGCGCAAGACGTCCAAGTACCAGCCGCTGATCAACGCCGAACGGCTGGACAACGCCAAGCCTGGCGACAAGAGCAATCACGATACCCTGGGCATCCTGGCCATCGACCGCAGCGGCAAGCTGGCCGGCGCCTGCACCACCAGCGGCATGGCCTGGAAGCTGCGCGGCCGGGTCGGCGACAGCCCGATCGTCGGCGCCGGCCTTTACGTGGACAACGAAGTCGGCGCGGCCACCGCCTCCGGCGTCGGCGAGGAAATGCTGCGCAACGCCGCCAGCTTCCTGGTGGTCGAACTGATGCGCCAGGGCCGCAGCCCGGACGAGGCCTGCCGCGAGGCGATCGAGCGGGTGGTGCGCAAGCGCCCGCAGGCCAGCAAGACCCTGCAGGTCTGCTTCCTGGCGATCAACAAGCACGGCGAGGTCGGCGCGCACGCCTTGCACCGCGGTTTCGTCTACGCGGTCTGCGATGCGGGCAAGCGCGACGCGCTGCTGGACGCGCGCTCGGTCTACACGACCGAGCAGACCTGA
- a CDS encoding LysM domain-containing protein, whose translation MANYDFPPSSRYYAIALSMRTAEDGTVQPYLQRRFLPPIDGFVTLRLHTVVEGERPDHIAAHELGDPEAFWRLCDANGSMHPDELTDRTGETVRVTLPDGVPPPARE comes from the coding sequence ATGGCCAATTACGACTTCCCGCCGAGCAGCCGCTACTACGCGATCGCGCTGTCGATGCGCACCGCCGAGGACGGCACCGTGCAACCCTATCTGCAGCGGCGCTTCCTGCCCCCGATCGACGGCTTCGTCACCCTGCGCCTGCACACAGTGGTCGAGGGCGAGCGCCCGGACCACATCGCCGCCCACGAACTCGGCGACCCCGAGGCGTTCTGGCGCCTGTGCGACGCCAACGGATCGATGCATCCCGACGAGCTGACCGACCGCACCGGCGAGACGGTGCGGGTGACCCTGCCCGACGGCGTGCCGCCGCCGGCTCGGGAGTGA
- a CDS encoding DUF4157 domain-containing protein, producing MVLPQRIDAAPGHEGEADRIADAALQRLSLPAASAPAGAEPLAEAAPIAELGTGRPLTASLRAAFERAFGWEFSGVRVHSDGAAHAAARRLGARAFAFARNLVFGDKVADPEAGEHRHLLAHELTHVVQQDLGAGAAPARSGLSQQVAAAPMLAQAAPLVTNVATSAAELGVGGTDITATATVAGRTTLAWSINPGGVAPAGVSVIGGGRRVRIRAVQPAPGTVVGGAALTIRAAVSGTPADNADSAAVRLVQVTSATYAANPALAAVPSLIPGAAPAGTAEPNRDGINGNSATVNAVTAPGARPVRVTLRRALGARVAGNVITPGAQTGDIRVRITDTATGARLNETQPVAAPVAGASGLMSELTVNAVPTRVSALAFAGGAGPYGVRNRITFQSSDAAHPPLTRIVGELITLNRNDFNLGPVNPPIGFNPAFVLALAVPANAWVDQLVTPTALPNVGDGRPAIDVNRFVGPGVPQLPRFWNFRQRFQYSSWRGAGAVVSRTFADGVHERSLRGSQAAGFQFRTDHRFGGVAAPPRNDPYAGNPLIVFSAVTATPNAAGATALAADGAATARLTVASSVAARSARWNVLSGDVVITAGNPAALPAAATLRAGVQAGRFRLRAADTIFPNRRADGRVRVAAVRLRNMRAAPSPVPVGTLSSVVTLNAEPGGRNIVFTVDPAAAAAGVTVALNANPPGVAVAATVTRPAAFTGVVTVTARDSVLAARTATTRIRFR from the coding sequence ATGGTGCTGCCGCAACGCATCGACGCCGCGCCCGGACACGAAGGCGAAGCCGACCGCATCGCCGACGCGGCGCTGCAACGGCTGTCCCTGCCGGCCGCATCCGCCCCGGCCGGCGCCGAACCGCTCGCCGAGGCCGCTCCGATCGCCGAACTCGGTACCGGGCGACCGCTGACGGCCTCGCTGCGCGCCGCGTTCGAACGCGCCTTCGGCTGGGAGTTTTCCGGCGTGCGCGTACACAGCGACGGCGCCGCGCATGCCGCCGCGCGCCGTCTCGGCGCGCGCGCCTTCGCCTTCGCCCGCAACCTGGTGTTCGGCGACAAGGTCGCCGACCCGGAGGCCGGCGAACACCGCCATCTGCTAGCGCACGAATTGACCCACGTCGTCCAGCAAGACCTCGGCGCCGGTGCGGCGCCGGCGCGTTCAGGCCTGTCGCAACAGGTCGCCGCCGCGCCGATGCTCGCCCAGGCCGCGCCGCTGGTGACCAATGTCGCGACTTCAGCCGCCGAACTCGGCGTCGGCGGCACCGACATCACCGCCACCGCCACCGTCGCCGGCCGCACCACGCTGGCCTGGAGCATCAACCCCGGCGGCGTGGCGCCGGCCGGCGTTTCGGTGATCGGCGGCGGTCGCCGGGTGCGGATCCGCGCGGTTCAGCCCGCGCCGGGCACGGTGGTCGGCGGCGCAGCGCTGACCATCCGCGCGGCGGTGTCGGGCACGCCCGCCGACAACGCCGACTCGGCCGCGGTCCGGCTGGTGCAGGTCACCTCCGCCACCTACGCCGCCAATCCGGCGCTGGCGGCGGTGCCGTCGCTGATTCCCGGCGCCGCCCCGGCTGGCACCGCCGAACCGAACCGCGACGGCATCAACGGCAACAGCGCGACCGTCAACGCGGTCACCGCGCCGGGCGCGCGGCCGGTGCGCGTCACCCTGCGCCGCGCGCTCGGCGCGCGCGTGGCCGGCAACGTCATCACTCCCGGCGCGCAGACCGGCGATATCCGCGTGCGCATCACCGACACCGCCACCGGAGCGCGGCTCAACGAAACCCAGCCGGTGGCGGCACCGGTGGCCGGAGCGTCCGGGCTGATGTCGGAGCTCACCGTCAACGCAGTACCGACCCGGGTCAGCGCGCTGGCTTTCGCCGGCGGCGCGGGCCCCTACGGCGTGCGCAACCGGATCACCTTCCAGTCTTCCGACGCGGCGCACCCGCCGCTGACCCGCATCGTCGGCGAGCTGATCACCCTCAATCGCAACGATTTCAATCTCGGCCCGGTCAATCCGCCGATCGGCTTCAACCCCGCCTTCGTCCTCGCCCTGGCGGTACCGGCCAATGCCTGGGTCGATCAGCTGGTCACGCCGACCGCTCTGCCCAATGTCGGCGACGGCCGCCCGGCGATCGACGTCAACCGCTTCGTCGGCCCCGGCGTGCCGCAGCTGCCGCGCTTCTGGAATTTCCGCCAGCGCTTCCAGTACTCGTCCTGGCGCGGCGCCGGCGCGGTGGTCAGCCGCACCTTCGCCGACGGCGTGCACGAGCGCTCGCTGCGCGGCTCGCAGGCGGCGGGTTTCCAGTTCCGCACCGACCACCGTTTCGGCGGCGTGGCCGCGCCACCGCGCAACGATCCCTATGCCGGCAATCCGCTGATCGTGTTCAGTGCGGTGACCGCGACGCCCAACGCCGCCGGCGCCACCGCGCTGGCCGCGGACGGCGCCGCCACCGCGCGCCTGACCGTCGCCTCCAGCGTCGCTGCACGCAGCGCGCGCTGGAACGTCCTTTCCGGCGACGTCGTCATCACCGCCGGCAATCCGGCGGCGCTGCCGGCCGCGGCGACCTTGCGCGCCGGCGTCCAGGCGGGCCGCTTCCGCCTGCGCGCCGCCGACACCATTTTCCCCAACCGTCGCGCCGACGGCCGAGTGCGGGTCGCCGCGGTGCGCCTGCGCAACATGCGCGCCGCACCGAGCCCGGTACCGGTCGGAACGCTCAGCTCGGTGGTCACTCTCAATGCCGAACCGGGCGGACGCAACATCGTGTTCACCGTCGATCCGGCCGCCGCCGCAGCCGGCGTGACGGTCGCGCTCAACGCCAATCCGCCCGGCGTGGCGGTCGCGGCGACGGTGACCCGGCCGGCGGCATTCACCGGCGTCGTCACGGTCACCGCGCGCGATTCGGTGCTGGCCGCGCGCACCGCCACCACCAGGATCCGCTTCCGATGA